The Argopecten irradians isolate NY chromosome 6, Ai_NY, whole genome shotgun sequence genome has a window encoding:
- the LOC138326176 gene encoding uncharacterized protein — protein MAGGQLGCMTESNVNYFRLLLLLINGGKDVLSCLFKSRMTPNMTMDVYLQCNKNTLLGLKKKKKKISQKQWDLLFPVARPDEWDVSLWCLLLGSICGISPPADWNNPPPSGDVSIEADLVRLRLFRNEICHSAEVRVENIRFPNLWKDISEVLLRLINYDHQHRQRLEQTIETYKEGPLPSSSDQRHLLLELKGWQTLDGMEDISCIKTTIKDLKEMIEPLDSKIVQPLDDAFVKMNKKLDKLPTIDQLDSMTDKHNEKWSATVTGMIKDLDRTIKKCRSAFKSIRMHTDPRYSDVDRKLSVFSKMIKGFKKNHVDSMKDLVGLMESQDRLSRTMLHNQEIIMRQQEEDRNRQDEQRKSQDEDRKRQARMETLLLKCLSCVDKQGDVTDERRVRQEAPTGQTGSGIRMDCGHHYGTEDLGDYVDHLLQRGLSSLTCYKGKCGTEWHISELRQKLHWTDDTNMRVETALNRNYFAKSDIKECPSCKSYCTRQNVRDVRVRCLCCSRFEFCWVCLQEWTSNMEHVMCARVNKHDAPPSYLTGWETPIGYFLNVVHYTIHKTFTGDPLEAIPFLENLSTTPASRYN, from the exons ATGGCAGGTGGACAGCTTGGTTGTATGACGGAAAGTAACGTCAACTATTTCCGGCTTCTCTTGCTATTGATTAATGGCGGCAAAGACGTCCTTAGCTGTTTATTCAAAAGTAGAATGACGCCCAACATGACCATGGATGTCTACCTACAGTGTAATAAAAACACTCTTCTTGGTcttaaaaagaagaaaaagaaaatttcacAGAAACAATGGGACCTCCTGTTTCCTGTCGCCAGACCGGACGAGTGGGATGTTTCCCTGTGGTGTCTGCTATTGGGAAGTATCTGTGGCATCAGTCCTCCCGCCGACTGGAACAACCCGCCGCCCTCCGGTGACGTTTCCATAGAAGCAGATCTTGTCCGACTGCGCCTGTTCCGGAATGAGATATGTCATAGTGCTGAAGTCCGAGTAGAGAACATTCGCTTCCCAAATTTATGGAAGGACATTTCTGAAGTCTTGCTTCGTTTGATAAACTATGACCATCAACATCGACAGAGACTCGAACAGACCATTGAAACATACAAGGAAGGACCCTTGCCATCGTCTTCGGACCAGAGACATTTGCTTCTGGAACTGAAGGGTTGGCAAACCTTAGATGGTATGGAAGACATCAGTTGTATAAAAACCACGATTAAAGACTTGAAGGAGATGATTGAACCATTGGATTCAAAGATAGTTCAGCCACTCGATGATGCATTCGTTAAAATGAACAAGAAGCTGGACAAACTGCCGACTATCGATCAACTGGATAGTATGACAGACAAGCATAATGAAAAATGGAGTGCCACGGTTACCGGGATGATCAAAGATCTCGATCGAACTATCAAAAAGTGTAGATCTGCTTTTAAAAGTATACGCATGCATACCGATCCCAGGTATTCTGATGTCGATAGAAAATTGTCTGTCTTTTCCAAGATGATCAAAGGCTTCAAGAAAAACCATGTGGATAGCATGAAAGACCTCGTAGGGCTGATGGAAAGTCAGGACAGGTTATCCCGCACTATGCTTCATAACCAGGAAATCATTATGCGTCAGCAAGAGGAAGATCGCAATCGCCAAGATGAACAGCGTAAGAGCCAAGATGAAGATCGCAAGCGCCAAGCGCGGATGGAGACGCTTCTATTGAAATGTTTGTCATGTGTTGATAAGCAAGGTGACGTGACTGATGAGAGGAGAGTAAGACAGGAAGCTCCTACTGGACAGACAGGGTCAGGCATTAGGATGGATTGTGGTCATCATTATG GTACAGAAGACCTGGGTGACTATGTTGATCATTTACTTCAACGTGGGCTCTCGAGTCTGACGTGTTATAAAGGAAAATGTGGGACAGAATGGCATATTTCTGAACTTCGTCAAAAACTGCACTGGACTGATGACACAAACATGCGTGTTGAGACTGCCCTGAATCGTAATTACTTCGCCAAATCA GATATAAAAGAATGTCCTTCGTGTAAGTCATACTGTACCAGACAGAATGTCCGGGACGTCCGTGTCCGATGTCTGTGCTGTTCAAGGTTTGAGTTTTGTTGGGTTTGTCTCCAGGAATGGACTTCCAACATGGAACATGTTATGTGTGCTAGGGTCAACAAACACGACGCGCCACCATC TTATCTGACTGGCTGGGAAACACCGATCGGTTACTTCCTTAACGTTGTCCATTATACAATCCATAAAACATTCACTGGAGATCCACTCGAAGCCATTCCTTTCCTTGAAAATCTTTCAACTACACCAGCCAGCAGATACAACTGA